In the Leishmania mexicana MHOM/GT/2001/U1103 complete genome, chromosome 31 genome, one interval contains:
- a CDS encoding putative RNA guanylyltransferase, protein MARAVRVGAAGGSAPYSAAVAATTATPYPGPTRGMVPPNHVGAVSHLPRAPPTAAASHGVTPVPSAGSSSGTSAPPAALQPAITAKLLSGPAPSTLTTTTSAPLPSPATSVAALSGWRPPQFGRKAGPTNSNPLIVMIFGCRGSGKTTQAESIAERYHLLHLSSGDMYKEGKQPFAEVEQAVKDNFGPDAKDRSYNGVVLDRFVATGEMDAYYLQAALNVCQLPVPLVFWLQVDPKEGLRRAQCRGDQKAGADHWRYVEQRAQAEIADRVYKKIGVLHIIDCNALEARRVGDRICSIIDGLFPKRSRHIRLPPATPLPGYDKFHLLDDYSDFQQLTKKVHAAIGNTSGRTDSAPLSSIGGYVDAGSFANRQECKRMSSMYVTLKVDGERYLIVKHSHFGVLGFPFAFTGCYDFNVLFDSLMFSNAFEMVGDRQEETNEIEWMLDAEMSTTAGESNQPQPLLHIIDYVYFGGRQAKRTPFFERYELLREWFRLMVQNSGEAGAYAAVILKHYVPINELPKLLPRFEDAPFAVDGIVFQGNTIYKFGLDKFLLKWKPLQLCTADFRLMNGEKTEDGVTVFDLFTTENEQEVPFPGAVGVFTEMQMRAYHLRSSAIVELELADVVERAGPNGQPATQWVFHRLRVDKPRPNKMSVVEGIVRLKHLTYQELLDHCRVLRFSGPNASSP, encoded by the coding sequence ATGGCACGCGCCGTCCGCGTCggggcggcgggcggcagcgcgccatATTCAGCCGCAGTCGCAGCCACCACGGCGACACCGTATCCAGGACCCACCCGAGGAATGGTGCCACCGAACCATGTCGGTGCAGTATCGCAcctgccgcgcgcgccgccgacTGCCGCAGCGAGTCATGGTGTGACCCCCGTTCCAAGCGCAGGCAGCTCGAGCGGcacctcagcaccgccggcggcgctaCAGCCTGCGATTACGGCAAAACTCCTGAGCGGACCGGCGCCTTCGAcgctgacgacgacgacgtcagcgccgctCCCTTCTCCGGCCACTAGCGTTGCAGCGCTCAGCGGGTGGCGCCCCCCGCAGTTTGGCCGCAAGGCCGGCCCGACGAACAGCAACCCGCTGATCGTTATGATCTTTGGCTGCCGTGGGTCTGGGAAGACGACTCAGGCTGAGAGCATTGCCGAGCGTTACCATTTGCTGCACCTCTCCTCTGGGGACATGTACAAGGAAGGCAAGCAACCCTTCGCGGAGGTGGAACAGGCCGTGAAGGATAACTTCGGTCCTGATGCAAAAGACCGCTCCTATAACGGCGTCGTTCTGGACCGCTTCGTCGCAACCGGGGAGATGGATGCCTACTATCTGCAAGCGGCACTCAACGTGTGTCAGCTGCCGGTCCCTCTTGTCTTCTGGCTGCAAGTGGACCCCAAGGAAGGCTTGAGGCGCGCCCAGTGCCGCGGCGATCAAAAGGCCGGAGCGGACCACTGGCGCTACGTTGAGCAGCGTGCACAAGCGGAAATAGCGGATCGCGTGTACAAGAAAATTGGTGTCTTGCACATCATCGACTGCAACGCGCTGGAAGCGCGTCGGGTCGGTGACCGTATTTGCAGCATCATTGACGGCCTCTTCCCGAAGCGCAGCCGACACATTCGCCTCCCGCCTGCCACGCCGCTCCCCGGCTACGACAAGTTCCACCTTTTGGATGATTACAGCGATTTCCAGCAGCTTACCAAAAAGGTGCACGCAGCGATCGGCAACACGTCTGGCCGCACGGACAGCGCCCCGCTCTCTAGCATTGGTGGATACGTCGACGCCGGCTCGTTTGCAAACCGGCAGGAGTGCAAGCGGATGTCCTCCATGTACGTGACGTTGAAGGTGGATGGAGAGCGCTATCTGATTGTGAAGCACTCGCACTTCGGCGTACTGGGCTTTCCGTTTGCCTTCACTGGCTGCTACGACTTCAACGTTCTCTTCGATTCGCTAATGTTTTCGAACGCGTTCGAAATGGTCGGCGACAGGCAGGAGGAGACGAACGAGATTGAGTGGATGCTCGATGCCGAGatgagcaccaccgccggcgagTCGAACCAGCCTCAGCCGCTGCTACACATTATCGACTATGTGTACTTTGGTGGCAGGCAGGCCAAGCGCACCCCGTTCTTCGAGCGCTACGAGCTCTTGCGGGAGTGGTTCCGGTTGATGGTACAGAATAGTGGCGAGGCCGGAGCCTACGCGGCTGTAATCCTGAAACACTACGTCCCCATCAACGAGCTGCCGAAGCTGCTCCCTCGCTTCGAGGATGCGCCGTTCGCGGTGGATGGCATTGTCTTTCAGGGCAACACGATTTACAAGTTTGGCCTAGACAAGTTCCTCTTGAAGTGgaagccgctgcagctgtgcacGGCTGACTTTAGACTCATGAACGGAGAGAAGACTGAGGACGGTGTCACGGTTTTTGACCTCTTCACAACTGAGAATGAACAGGAGGTCCCCTTTCCAGGGGCCGTTGGGGTCTTCACAGAGATGCAGATGCGCGCTTACcacctgcgcagcagcgcgatcGTGGAACTAGAACTGGCAGACGTTGTCGAAAGAGCGGGTCCCAACGGGCAGCCGGCGACGCAGTGGGTGTTCCACCGTCTGCGTGTCGACAAGCCACGCCCCAACAAGATGTCTGTTGTCGAAGGCATCGTGAGGCTGAAGCACCTCACATACCAGGAGCTGCTCGATCACTGCAGGGTACTTCGTTTCAGTGGACCCAATGCCTCGTCGCCCTAG